In Bythopirellula goksoeyrii, a single window of DNA contains:
- a CDS encoding DNA polymerase III subunit — MWQGIYGHDDVVDRFRRSLACGRLASSFLFLGPEGIGKRTFGLQLAKALLCTGTAENELAACGQCESCRLADAGNHPDIDLVQAPEGKRILPIELFVGRKENRHKEGLCHDLSLRPMIGRRRAAIIDDADFFNQYSANCLLKTLEEPPAGTLLILVGTNRSRQLPTILSRAQIVRFQPLGVDNLSRLLLEQGHVENSQDAQRLAVESGGSLTLATAQAEMGLEEFQERFHRQFSIESLDGSRLASMITEFVTDAGSEAESRRQRLRAVFGTAIQALGDHMRANVADAANDPDQVARVLAALDRCQQAEVQLDRNANQSTLIECWIDDLDQILTPAGTKI, encoded by the coding sequence ATGTGGCAAGGAATCTACGGACACGACGACGTTGTTGATCGTTTTCGCCGCAGCCTTGCCTGCGGGCGCTTGGCTTCGAGTTTTCTCTTTCTGGGTCCCGAGGGGATTGGCAAACGCACTTTTGGCCTCCAGCTGGCAAAAGCCCTCCTTTGCACGGGAACAGCTGAAAACGAACTCGCAGCTTGTGGTCAGTGCGAGAGTTGTCGGCTGGCGGATGCCGGCAACCACCCTGATATTGACTTGGTTCAAGCTCCTGAGGGTAAGCGCATACTTCCGATAGAACTTTTTGTGGGTCGAAAGGAAAATCGGCACAAGGAAGGGTTGTGCCACGACCTTTCCTTGAGGCCGATGATTGGGCGGCGGCGGGCTGCGATTATTGACGACGCCGACTTTTTCAATCAATACAGTGCCAATTGCCTACTTAAGACACTCGAAGAGCCTCCTGCCGGGACCCTCTTGATCCTGGTAGGTACAAACCGCAGTCGGCAGCTACCAACGATTCTCTCACGTGCTCAAATTGTTCGCTTTCAGCCCTTAGGGGTCGATAACTTGAGTCGCCTGCTCCTGGAACAAGGGCATGTCGAGAATTCTCAAGATGCCCAAAGGCTGGCCGTCGAGAGTGGAGGTAGCTTGACGTTGGCGACTGCTCAGGCCGAAATGGGGCTAGAGGAGTTTCAAGAGCGTTTTCATCGACAATTTTCGATTGAGTCGTTGGATGGGTCACGTTTGGCCTCGATGATCACTGAGTTTGTCACCGACGCAGGTTCGGAGGCTGAGTCTCGCCGCCAGAGGTTAAGGGCAGTCTTTGGCACGGCAATTCAAGCGCTGGGTGATCATATGCGAGCCAACGTGGCAGATGCGGCGAACGATCCCGACCAGGTAGCTAGGGTGCTTGCGGCGCTGGACCGCTGTCAGCAGGCCGAAGTGCAACTCGACCGTAACGCCAATCAATCAACCCTCATCGAATGCTGGATCGATGATCTGGATCAGATTCTGACACCGGCAGGCACTAAAATCTAA